From Caldicellulosiruptor hydrothermalis 108, a single genomic window includes:
- the sigG gene encoding RNA polymerase sporulation sigma factor SigG: protein MNKVEICGVNTSTLPVLSHEEKLELLKRMKEGDKEARRIFIEGNLRLVLSVVQKFANRGENLDDLFQVGCIGLIKAIDNFDLSQNVKFSTYAVPMIIGEIRRYLRDNNSMRISRSLKDTAYKALKIKEKYINKNHREPTLEEIAKELSITKEELVFALDSIQEPISLYEPVFQDSTDTMYVVEKLCDHKSCENVWLEEISLKDALSKLTKREKEILYLRYYKGKTQMEVARIVGISQAQVSRIEKSAIGHIKKYI from the coding sequence TTGAACAAGGTAGAGATTTGTGGTGTTAACACATCAACACTCCCCGTTTTGAGCCATGAAGAAAAGCTTGAACTTTTAAAGAGAATGAAAGAAGGGGACAAAGAAGCACGAAGAATTTTTATTGAAGGAAATTTGAGGCTTGTTTTGAGTGTTGTCCAAAAGTTTGCAAACAGGGGCGAGAACTTAGATGATTTGTTCCAGGTAGGTTGCATTGGTCTTATAAAAGCAATTGACAATTTTGACCTTTCCCAGAATGTTAAGTTTTCAACCTATGCAGTGCCGATGATAATCGGGGAGATAAGAAGATATCTGAGGGATAACAACTCTATGAGAATTTCGAGGTCTTTGAAAGATACAGCCTATAAAGCTTTGAAGATAAAGGAGAAGTATATAAATAAAAATCACAGAGAACCGACATTGGAAGAGATAGCAAAAGAACTCTCAATCACTAAAGAAGAGCTTGTTTTTGCGCTTGATTCCATTCAAGAACCGATATCTCTTTATGAGCCAGTGTTTCAGGATAGTACCGACACAATGTATGTTGTGGAAAAACTCTGCGACCACAAATCATGCGAAAATGTTTGGCTTGAAGAAATTTCGCTCAAAGATGCTCTCTCAAAACTCACAAAGCGCGAGAAAGAAATCCTGTATTTGCGTTATTATAAAGGAAAAACCCAGATGGAGGTAGCGAGAATTGTAGGAATTTCACAGGCACAGGTGTCAAGAATTGAAAAAAGTGCAATAGGACATATCAAAAAGTATATTTAA
- the sigE gene encoding RNA polymerase sporulation sigma factor SigE: protein MKLESKILRYVLKTLEKLGFKFSQNQIMEIFYVGGCDTLPPPLTPDEEAQILYRIHYQGEEGLKKLLIERNLRLVVYIAKRFENTKINLEDLVSIGTIGLIKAINTYNPNKNIKLATYASKCIENEILMFLRRNSNRKLELSIDEPLNVDWDGNELLLSDVLGTDTEEIYNKIESSVEKEALLQAIQKLPSREKKIVELRFGFGDGGEKTQKEVADMLGISQSYISRLEKKIITRLKKELAKII, encoded by the coding sequence ATGAAACTTGAGTCTAAGATTTTACGTTATGTTTTGAAAACCTTGGAGAAGCTTGGCTTTAAGTTTTCACAAAATCAGATTATGGAGATTTTTTATGTTGGGGGATGTGACACACTTCCGCCACCTCTTACGCCTGACGAAGAAGCTCAAATTTTATACAGGATTCATTACCAGGGCGAAGAAGGATTAAAAAAGCTTTTAATAGAAAGAAATTTGAGACTTGTTGTCTACATTGCAAAAAGATTTGAAAATACTAAGATTAACCTTGAAGACCTTGTTTCAATAGGCACAATAGGTTTGATTAAAGCGATAAATACATACAATCCAAACAAGAATATAAAACTTGCTACTTACGCCTCAAAATGTATAGAAAATGAAATTTTAATGTTTTTAAGGCGAAATTCAAATAGAAAACTTGAACTGTCGATAGACGAGCCACTGAATGTTGACTGGGACGGCAATGAACTTTTACTCTCTGATGTACTCGGTACTGATACAGAAGAAATTTACAACAAGATTGAGAGCAGTGTAGAAAAGGAAGCGCTTTTGCAAGCAATTCAAAAACTTCCGTCCAGGGAAAAAAAGATTGTTGAACTGAGGTTTGGATTTGGAGATGGTGGAGAAAAGACTCAAAAAGAGGTTGCAGATATGCTGGGGATATCCCAAAGCTATATCTCGCGGTTGGAGAAAAAGATAATTACGAGGTTAAAAAAAGAGCTGGCAAAGATTATATAA
- a CDS encoding AMP-binding protein: MSLIEMTIPDYFDMIATKFADNPAVIYHHEKIYLTYSQFKKMVDDAAKGFMAIGIQKGEHVAVWATNRLEYLISIFALAKIGAVLVTVNTNYKIYELEYLLKQSDSSTLIFTEGFKDSNYLEIVKKLNPQLQACKKGELENPNLPYLKRLIFVGQGSYDGIYNWHEVIELGKDVSDEKLIRRQKSLEPDEVINMQYTSGTTGFPKGVMLTHKNILNNANAIADCMKLTHKDKLCIPVPFFHCFGLVLGIGACMTKGATMVPLDHFNPLKVMETIHFERCTGLHGVPTMFIAILQHPEFDKFNFSSLRTGIMAGAPCPIKVMREVVEKMHMREITIAYGQTEASPVITQTRVDDPLEFRVSTVGKPLEGVEVKIVDIHTKKEVPNGVVGEICARGYNVMKGYYKMPEATKQAIDEDGWLHTGDLGYIDQNGYLRITGRLKDMIIRGGENIYPREIEEFLYSHPAVKDVQVVGVPDKVYGEEIVAFIILKDGSCASEEEIKEFVKANLSRHKTPRYVVFVNEFPTTANGKVQKYKLREMAIEKFGLHDAANIETA; encoded by the coding sequence ATGTCTTTGATTGAAATGACTATTCCAGACTATTTTGATATGATAGCTACAAAGTTTGCTGACAATCCTGCTGTCATTTATCATCACGAAAAGATTTACCTTACATATTCCCAGTTTAAAAAAATGGTGGATGATGCAGCAAAAGGGTTTATGGCAATTGGAATTCAAAAAGGAGAACATGTGGCTGTATGGGCAACAAATAGGCTTGAGTATCTCATTTCTATTTTTGCCTTAGCCAAGATTGGAGCAGTGCTTGTTACTGTAAATACCAACTACAAGATATATGAGCTTGAATATCTTCTAAAACAATCTGACAGTTCCACTTTAATATTCACAGAAGGATTTAAAGATTCGAACTACCTTGAGATTGTCAAAAAACTAAATCCCCAGCTTCAGGCGTGCAAAAAAGGAGAGCTTGAAAATCCAAATCTGCCATATCTTAAAAGGCTCATTTTTGTTGGGCAAGGCTCTTATGATGGAATATACAACTGGCACGAGGTAATTGAACTTGGCAAAGATGTTTCTGATGAGAAGCTTATTCGCAGGCAAAAAAGCCTTGAGCCAGATGAGGTAATAAATATGCAGTACACCTCTGGTACCACCGGATTTCCCAAAGGTGTTATGCTTACACACAAAAATATTCTCAACAACGCAAACGCAATTGCAGATTGCATGAAACTTACACACAAAGACAAGCTGTGTATCCCTGTTCCGTTTTTCCATTGTTTTGGACTTGTTTTGGGTATAGGTGCATGTATGACAAAAGGTGCCACCATGGTGCCACTTGATCATTTCAATCCTCTTAAAGTTATGGAGACAATTCACTTTGAAAGGTGCACTGGCTTGCATGGTGTGCCCACAATGTTTATTGCAATCTTGCAGCATCCCGAATTTGATAAGTTCAATTTTTCTTCTCTTCGGACTGGTATAATGGCAGGAGCACCTTGTCCTATCAAAGTGATGAGAGAAGTTGTTGAAAAGATGCACATGAGAGAGATTACAATAGCATATGGTCAGACAGAGGCATCACCTGTAATAACTCAGACAAGAGTTGATGACCCTCTTGAGTTTAGAGTGTCCACAGTGGGAAAACCGCTTGAAGGTGTGGAGGTAAAGATTGTGGATATCCACACAAAAAAAGAGGTTCCAAACGGTGTTGTTGGGGAGATATGTGCAAGGGGATACAACGTTATGAAAGGATATTACAAGATGCCGGAGGCAACAAAACAAGCCATCGACGAAGATGGCTGGCTTCACACAGGTGATTTAGGATACATTGACCAAAACGGATATTTAAGAATTACTGGCAGGCTCAAAGATATGATAATAAGAGGTGGAGAAAACATCTACCCACGTGAAATAGAAGAGTTTTTATATTCACATCCGGCAGTAAAAGATGTGCAGGTTGTGGGTGTGCCGGATAAGGTCTATGGTGAGGAGATAGTTGCATTTATAATCCTCAAAGATGGGAGCTGTGCAAGCGAGGAAGAGATAAAAGAGTTTGTAAAAGCTAATCTTTCACGGCACAAAACGCCACGATACGTTGTGTTTGTCAACGAGTTTCCCACAACTGCAAACGGTAAGGTCCAAAAATATAAACTGAGAGAGATGGCCATAGAAAAATTTGGTCTTCACGATGCGGCAAATATCGAAACAGCTTAA
- a CDS encoding polysaccharide deacetylase family protein, with product MDIKFDLFPFGKTKVLTMSYDDGQIFDRKLVEIFNEYRIKGTFHLNSGNLGKEPFISPDEVAKLYEGHEVAVHTKTHPFLDCIPIEAVVEEILEDRKNLETLVGYPVKGMSYPYGVYNEEIVNILPSLGIEYARTVESHHDFRIPSNFLTWAPTCHHDDNLLELGRKFLEYEYKGKLKIMYVWGHSFEFERKNNWHLIENFCKLISGKDDIWYATNIEIVRYIKALKSLQFSANGNIVYNPSAISVWISVNGQPVEIKSGEIVNLQG from the coding sequence ATGGATATAAAGTTTGATTTATTTCCTTTTGGCAAAACAAAAGTACTGACAATGAGCTACGACGATGGACAAATATTTGATAGAAAACTTGTTGAAATCTTTAATGAATACCGAATAAAGGGCACTTTTCATTTGAACTCTGGAAACCTTGGTAAAGAACCTTTTATTTCACCCGATGAAGTTGCAAAGCTATATGAAGGCCATGAAGTTGCTGTTCACACTAAAACCCATCCTTTCTTGGATTGTATTCCAATTGAGGCTGTGGTTGAAGAAATTTTAGAAGACAGAAAAAACTTAGAGACATTAGTAGGTTACCCGGTCAAAGGTATGTCTTATCCTTATGGAGTATATAATGAAGAAATTGTGAACATTTTGCCAAGTCTCGGGATTGAATATGCAAGGACTGTAGAATCTCACCATGATTTTCGTATTCCCTCAAACTTTTTAACATGGGCTCCAACTTGTCATCATGATGATAATTTACTGGAGCTTGGACGTAAATTTTTAGAGTATGAATATAAAGGAAAACTAAAGATAATGTATGTTTGGGGACATAGTTTTGAATTTGAAAGAAAAAATAATTGGCATTTAATAGAGAATTTTTGCAAATTGATATCGGGAAAAGATGATATTTGGTATGCAACTAACATTGAAATAGTAAGATATATCAAAGCACTCAAAAGTTTGCAATTTTCAGCAAATGGCAATATTGTGTATAACCCTTCCGCTATTTCAGTGTGGATAAGTGTAAATGGTCAACCTGTTGAGATTAAAAGTGGTGAAATCGTAAATCTGCAAGGGTAA
- a CDS encoding site-2 protease family protein, producing MAMPNIITMLLRIPGLLFAISVHESAHGLVAYLQGDDLPKRQGRITLNPLVHIDLFGAIALILFQFGWAKPVVTDPTRYKNPKVGMGLTALAGPVANILSAIVFAIVLKYVNEYNLITNRYLQIMIQEAYLINVYLTIFNLLPIPPLDGSKILFIFAPNSYVEFYYRFELLGQIILIACIFFAPFLISHILQPIAYFIFAFIDFIITLLP from the coding sequence ATGGCTATGCCGAATATTATTACAATGCTTTTGAGAATTCCAGGGCTGCTTTTTGCAATATCTGTGCACGAGTCAGCCCACGGGCTTGTTGCATATTTGCAGGGAGATGACCTGCCAAAAAGACAGGGAAGAATAACCTTAAACCCTCTTGTCCACATAGATTTGTTTGGTGCGATAGCGCTAATTCTTTTTCAATTTGGCTGGGCAAAACCTGTTGTGACTGACCCAACAAGATACAAAAATCCAAAAGTAGGTATGGGACTGACAGCCTTAGCAGGACCTGTTGCAAATATTCTTTCTGCAATTGTCTTTGCTATTGTACTTAAGTATGTTAATGAGTACAATTTGATTACAAATAGATATCTTCAGATTATGATTCAGGAAGCTTATTTGATTAATGTGTATCTAACAATATTCAATTTGTTGCCAATACCGCCCTTAGATGGTTCAAAGATTCTGTTTATTTTTGCACCAAATAGTTATGTGGAATTCTATTATAGATTTGAACTGTTAGGGCAGATAATATTAATTGCATGCATATTTTTTGCACCTTTTTTGATTTCACATATTTTACAGCCAATAG
- a CDS encoding sigma-E processing peptidase SpoIIGA has protein sequence MIIYADVYILENLVINYFILLVTSYLLKTNVNSFKILLVSILGAFYSLFQFYQPLQFLYSPIGKIIVSASFVYLTFLPKNFFGFIRQFLSFYLVTIMFGGMGFFLYYISQNSIEYSVQLKLKNVLLALGISLIVFKLSHELIIKKVYKDSLIRYIKFKINDSEYSCVGYVDTGNNLREPFSGKPVVIVEKKLLGMEEEGKEISSKDLEKLQKVIGSKIVLIPYNSIGQEHGVLIGVIPDEFYVSENKNTWVRKDVAIALYDKKISNRYSALLGPDLI, from the coding sequence ATGATTATTTATGCAGATGTATATATATTGGAAAATTTAGTTATCAACTATTTTATTCTGCTTGTGACATCGTATCTACTCAAGACAAATGTGAACAGTTTTAAGATTTTACTTGTAAGCATACTTGGAGCTTTTTATTCGCTATTTCAATTTTATCAGCCTTTACAGTTTTTATACTCTCCAATTGGGAAAATAATTGTTTCGGCTTCCTTTGTATATCTTACCTTTTTGCCAAAAAACTTTTTTGGATTTATCAGACAGTTTCTCAGTTTTTACCTTGTCACAATCATGTTTGGTGGAATGGGATTTTTTCTTTATTACATTTCGCAAAATAGTATTGAGTACTCTGTACAGCTAAAACTAAAAAATGTACTTCTTGCGCTTGGAATTTCCCTGATTGTTTTCAAACTCTCACATGAGCTTATAATCAAAAAGGTCTATAAAGATTCACTCATAAGGTATATAAAATTCAAGATAAATGATTCAGAGTACAGCTGTGTTGGATATGTGGATACAGGGAATAACTTGAGAGAACCTTTTTCAGGCAAACCTGTTGTAATTGTTGAAAAAAAGCTACTTGGGATGGAAGAAGAGGGAAAAGAAATATCTTCAAAGGACCTTGAAAAGCTTCAAAAAGTTATTGGTAGCAAAATTGTTTTGATACCTTACAATTCGATTGGGCAGGAACACGGGGTTTTAATAGGAGTTATACCTGATGAGTTTTATGTTTCAGAGAACAAAAACACATGGGTAAGAAAAGATGTGGCGATTGCCCTGTACGATAAAAAGATTTCAAACAGATACTCGGCACTTTTGGGTCCTGATTTAATCTGA
- the lysA gene encoding diaminopimelate decarboxylase, producing MQLRYNLEISPKGNLSWEGIDLLDLIEMYGTPLYVMNETMIRENINRFKSSLQKYFGENGLIIYASKAFCTKAMCKIAKEEGIGLDVVSGGELYTALSVNFDPDKIFFHGNNKTYDELEMAVDRGVKIVLDNFDELEMLSLICKTKNKKADVLIRIKPGIEAHTHEFIRTGQIDSKFGVALENGEAFSMVQKVLQRQELSLVGLHCHIGSQIFETAPFKLAARVMLEFMLKIKNELGYEIEMLDLGGGFGIKYTAHDEPPRIEKFIEAIAEEVEEFCSLRGLKKPFIVLEPGRSIVGEAGITLYTIGSVKEIPNVRNYASVDGGMTDNPRYALYQARYDAYVVENPLGQRTKVYTIAGRCCESGDILIKDIKLPELKTGQHLAILATGAYNYSMSSNYNRFPRPAVVLLKNGQSRVIVKRETYEDLVRNDVEI from the coding sequence ATGCAGCTAAGATACAATCTTGAAATTTCACCAAAAGGTAATCTTTCATGGGAAGGAATTGACCTTCTTGATTTGATAGAGATGTATGGAACTCCTCTTTATGTTATGAATGAGACAATGATAAGAGAAAATATTAATAGATTCAAGTCTTCCCTGCAGAAATATTTTGGAGAAAATGGTCTTATAATTTATGCATCAAAAGCTTTTTGCACAAAGGCTATGTGCAAAATAGCAAAAGAAGAGGGAATAGGTCTTGACGTTGTATCAGGTGGGGAGCTTTACACAGCACTTTCTGTAAATTTTGACCCAGATAAGATATTCTTCCATGGGAACAACAAAACATATGATGAGCTTGAGATGGCAGTTGACAGAGGGGTAAAAATTGTACTTGATAATTTTGATGAGCTTGAGATGCTAAGTCTGATATGTAAAACAAAAAACAAAAAAGCAGATGTCTTGATTCGAATAAAACCCGGGATTGAAGCTCATACACATGAGTTTATCAGGACAGGGCAGATAGACTCAAAGTTTGGGGTTGCACTTGAAAATGGCGAAGCATTCTCGATGGTTCAAAAAGTGCTACAAAGACAAGAGCTAAGCTTAGTGGGACTTCACTGCCATATAGGTTCGCAGATTTTCGAAACAGCTCCGTTTAAGCTTGCTGCAAGGGTCATGCTTGAGTTTATGCTCAAGATTAAAAATGAACTTGGCTACGAGATAGAAATGTTAGATTTAGGTGGCGGATTTGGGATAAAATACACTGCTCATGATGAACCGCCAAGAATTGAGAAGTTTATAGAGGCAATTGCTGAAGAGGTAGAGGAATTTTGCAGCTTGAGAGGGCTAAAAAAACCGTTTATTGTTTTGGAACCTGGAAGGTCTATTGTAGGTGAAGCTGGAATTACACTTTACACAATTGGAAGTGTCAAAGAGATACCAAATGTCAGAAACTATGCATCTGTTGATGGTGGTATGACAGACAATCCACGTTATGCACTGTATCAGGCAAGATATGATGCATATGTTGTGGAAAATCCTCTGGGGCAGCGGACAAAAGTCTATACAATTGCAGGAAGATGCTGTGAGTCTGGTGATATACTCATCAAAGACATAAAGCTTCCAGAGCTTAAAACTGGTCAGCATCTTGCCATTTTGGCAACGGGAGCATATAATTATTCTATGTCAAGTAATTACAATAGGTTCCCAAGACCTGCAGTTGTACTCTTGAAAAATGGTCAATCAAGAGTTATTGTAAAACGTGAAACATATGAAGACCTTGTGAGAAATGATGTAGAGATTTAA
- a CDS encoding sialate O-acetylesterase produces the protein MTLTLPKLISDGMILQRDKKVKIWGWALPEEKVVVHFLDKSYSAIANSDGKWEVTLPELKAGGPHFMVIEASQKSIIINNILIGDVWVCSGQSNMVLPMERVKDIYEEEIYSCDNPFIRQFTVPDRYNFKGPQEDLQEGSWEELSKETILRFSAVGYFFAKALFERYRVPIGLIKACVGGTPIEAWLSEDALKQFPENLKILEQLRVDGYIESIKKKKEAEISAWYENLNKNDKGMKLAWFNPDCDDSDWQTVNLPASWKEMGLNSLKGVVWFRKKVNVPASMTGKPAKLYMGTIVDSDHTYINGTLVGSISYRYPPRKYEVPANLLKPGENVIAIRVISNDGNGEFVKGKPYKLFTKDYQLSLEGEWKCKVGAEAPKPLPPMTFFEYKPAGLFNGMIAPLLKFAIKGVIWYQGESNTDSPEGYHEKFRALITDWRQKWGQGDFPFLYVQLANFMEAKSQPSESKWAQLREEQRKTLSVPNTGMAIAIDLGEWNDLHPSNKKDVGERLALLARKIAYGEKDLVASGPLYKSMKIEGNKVIIEFSEVGSGLVVKGGGELKHFAIAGSDKKFVWAKAVIEGDKVVVWNDSIPNPAYVRYAWADNPEGANLYNKEGLPASPFTTEE, from the coding sequence ATGACATTAACACTTCCAAAGCTGATAAGTGATGGTATGATTCTTCAAAGAGATAAAAAGGTAAAGATATGGGGCTGGGCTTTACCAGAAGAAAAGGTTGTAGTGCACTTTTTGGACAAATCATACTCTGCTATCGCAAACAGCGACGGCAAGTGGGAAGTGACTTTGCCTGAGCTTAAAGCAGGTGGACCTCATTTTATGGTAATAGAGGCATCCCAAAAAAGTATCATTATAAACAACATACTTATAGGAGATGTGTGGGTTTGTTCTGGCCAATCAAATATGGTTTTGCCCATGGAAAGAGTAAAAGATATCTATGAAGAAGAAATATACAGCTGCGACAATCCTTTTATAAGACAGTTCACTGTGCCTGATAGATACAACTTCAAAGGGCCACAAGAAGATTTGCAGGAAGGCAGCTGGGAAGAACTTTCTAAAGAGACCATTCTTCGTTTTTCAGCTGTGGGGTACTTTTTTGCCAAAGCATTATTCGAGAGGTACCGTGTGCCAATAGGCTTGATTAAAGCATGTGTTGGTGGAACGCCGATAGAGGCATGGCTCAGTGAAGACGCGCTAAAACAATTTCCTGAAAATCTGAAAATACTTGAGCAGCTGAGAGTCGATGGATATATTGAAAGTATTAAGAAAAAGAAAGAAGCTGAAATAAGTGCTTGGTATGAAAACTTAAACAAAAATGATAAAGGGATGAAGCTTGCTTGGTTTAACCCTGACTGTGATGACTCTGACTGGCAAACTGTTAATCTCCCGGCTTCTTGGAAAGAGATGGGGCTAAATTCTTTGAAAGGAGTTGTATGGTTTAGGAAAAAGGTAAATGTACCTGCTTCTATGACTGGAAAGCCTGCAAAGCTTTATATGGGTACAATAGTGGACAGTGACCATACCTACATTAACGGGACCCTTGTAGGTTCAATCTCATATCGCTATCCTCCAAGAAAATACGAGGTTCCTGCAAACTTACTTAAACCAGGTGAAAATGTGATTGCCATAAGAGTTATAAGTAACGATGGTAACGGAGAGTTTGTCAAAGGCAAACCCTACAAACTCTTCACCAAAGATTACCAGCTCAGCTTAGAAGGCGAGTGGAAATGCAAAGTTGGTGCAGAAGCTCCAAAACCTCTGCCACCCATGACTTTTTTTGAGTATAAACCTGCAGGACTGTTCAATGGTATGATTGCACCGCTTTTGAAATTTGCTATCAAAGGTGTCATATGGTATCAAGGTGAGTCGAACACTGACAGTCCTGAGGGATATCACGAGAAGTTCAGGGCTTTAATAACCGACTGGAGACAGAAGTGGGGGCAGGGTGATTTTCCCTTTTTATATGTCCAGCTTGCAAACTTTATGGAGGCAAAGTCCCAGCCATCAGAGAGCAAGTGGGCACAGCTCAGAGAAGAGCAGCGAAAGACACTTTCTGTCCCAAACACAGGCATGGCCATTGCCATTGACTTAGGGGAATGGAATGACCTGCATCCCTCTAACAAAAAAGATGTGGGAGAAAGGCTTGCCCTGCTTGCTCGAAAGATTGCATACGGGGAAAAAGACCTTGTAGCTTCAGGACCGCTTTATAAGTCTATGAAGATTGAGGGTAACAAGGTGATTATTGAGTTTTCGGAGGTTGGCAGTGGTCTTGTTGTAAAAGGTGGTGGTGAGCTTAAACACTTTGCAATTGCCGGAAGTGACAAGAAATTTGTGTGGGCAAAAGCTGTCATAGAAGGTGATAAAGTCGTAGTGTGGAACGATAGTATTCCAAACCCTGCTTATGTTCGATATGCATGGGCTGACAATCCAGAAGGAGCAAATCTTTATAACAAAGAAGGGTTGCCTGCCTCTCCGTTCACAACAGAAGAGTAA
- a CDS encoding endo-1,4-beta-xylanase, giving the protein MANYEHRKSTAVLKISKADGTPLKNTEVVVKQTRHKFLFGCAEFSVVPFANNELQGEEKEKAEMVFEKFLDLFNFATLPFYWARFEPVKGKPDTLRLKKAADWLVSKGCTVKGHPLCWHTLTAPWLLEMNNQQILDAQLERIRREVSEFAGLIDMWDVINEVVIMPIFNKYDNGITRICKELGRIRLVKEVFAAAIEANPHGIFLINDFNTSVAYEILIEGLLEAGVRIDAIGIQSHMHQGYWGVEKTQEILERFSRFNLPIHFTETTIISGNLMPPEIEDLNDYKVDEWPSTPEGEERQAMEAALHYKTLFAHPKVEAITWWNFVDGEWLNAPSGFITKDGRVKPIYYELYKLIKGEWWTDQVRLITDEHGMVNISGYMGDYEITCQDKKATFALDKTNKFIEITL; this is encoded by the coding sequence ATGGCTAATTATGAGCATCGCAAAAGTACAGCTGTGTTGAAAATCAGCAAAGCTGACGGCACTCCTTTAAAAAATACAGAGGTGGTTGTCAAGCAAACAAGACACAAATTTTTGTTTGGCTGCGCAGAATTCTCAGTAGTACCTTTTGCCAATAACGAGCTTCAAGGAGAAGAAAAGGAAAAGGCTGAAATGGTTTTTGAAAAGTTCTTGGACCTTTTCAATTTTGCCACTCTGCCGTTTTATTGGGCAAGATTTGAACCAGTTAAAGGCAAACCTGACACTCTGAGGCTTAAAAAAGCAGCAGATTGGCTCGTAAGCAAAGGATGCACTGTAAAAGGTCATCCTCTTTGCTGGCACACTCTCACAGCTCCGTGGCTACTTGAGATGAACAACCAGCAAATATTAGATGCTCAGCTTGAGCGAATTCGGCGAGAAGTAAGTGAGTTTGCGGGCTTAATTGACATGTGGGATGTAATAAATGAAGTTGTGATTATGCCCATATTCAACAAATACGACAATGGTATTACAAGGATATGCAAAGAACTTGGGCGAATACGCCTTGTTAAAGAGGTGTTTGCTGCAGCAATAGAAGCAAACCCACACGGAATTTTTCTCATAAACGATTTTAATACCTCTGTAGCATACGAAATTTTAATTGAAGGATTGCTCGAGGCAGGAGTTAGAATTGATGCAATAGGAATTCAATCGCATATGCATCAAGGGTATTGGGGAGTTGAAAAGACTCAAGAAATATTGGAAAGATTTTCTCGTTTTAACCTGCCCATTCACTTTACAGAAACCACTATTATCTCAGGCAATCTTATGCCACCAGAAATTGAGGATTTAAATGACTATAAAGTGGATGAGTGGCCAAGCACACCTGAAGGTGAAGAACGACAGGCGATGGAAGCTGCGTTGCATTACAAAACACTTTTTGCCCATCCAAAGGTTGAAGCTATCACGTGGTGGAATTTTGTGGACGGAGAGTGGCTCAACGCACCTTCTGGATTTATAACCAAAGATGGTAGGGTAAAACCCATATATTATGAGCTCTACAAGCTCATAAAAGGTGAGTGGTGGACTGACCAGGTGCGCTTGATTACTGATGAACATGGTATGGTAAACATTTCAGGGTATATGGGAGATTATGAAATCACATGCCAAGACAAGAAAGCCACCTTTGCCCTTGACAAAACAAACAAGTTTATTGAAATTACTCTTTGA